A section of the Streptomyces sp. V3I8 genome encodes:
- a CDS encoding aromatic ring-hydroxylating dioxygenase subunit alpha: MTTTPVSPATAPASAPAQPSPSLVSTLPGHYYTDPEIFRQEQERLFESMWFCAVRGADLTKPGAFRTVQVGRENVLVTRSRTGELRAFLNVCRHRGARLCTQEAGEVRRALRCPYHAWTYDLDGKLIAAPNLVRMPDVDRTEYGLVRVALREWLGYAWVCLADEPPSFEETVRGAAVERLGDAAAIEKYGTQDLALGRRVSYDVRANWKLIVENFMECYHCATIHPELTDVLPEFAEGYAAQYYVGHGAEFGEEVRGFTVDGSEGFGRLPAIAEDQDRRYYAITVRPTVFINLVPDHVILHRMFPLAEDRTIVECDWLYAPEVVESGADVSKSVELFHRVNLQDFEACERTQPAMASRAYRGGGVLVPTEHHIGMFHEWLTGMLGGRDGGSVHRRHLDGRAGETHP, translated from the coding sequence GTGACGACGACCCCCGTCTCCCCCGCCACCGCGCCCGCTTCCGCCCCGGCCCAGCCGTCACCGAGCCTGGTCAGCACCCTGCCGGGGCACTACTACACCGATCCGGAGATCTTCCGGCAGGAGCAGGAACGGCTCTTCGAGTCGATGTGGTTCTGCGCGGTCCGCGGCGCCGACCTGACGAAGCCGGGCGCGTTCCGCACGGTCCAGGTCGGCCGTGAGAACGTCCTGGTCACCCGGTCCCGCACCGGGGAACTGCGCGCCTTCCTCAACGTCTGCCGGCACCGCGGGGCCCGCCTGTGCACGCAGGAGGCCGGCGAGGTGCGGCGCGCCCTGCGGTGCCCGTACCACGCCTGGACGTACGACCTCGACGGGAAGCTGATCGCGGCGCCGAACCTGGTGAGGATGCCGGACGTCGACCGCACGGAGTACGGACTGGTCCGGGTCGCGCTGCGGGAGTGGCTCGGCTACGCCTGGGTGTGCCTGGCCGACGAGCCGCCGTCCTTCGAGGAGACGGTGAGGGGCGCGGCCGTCGAGCGGCTGGGGGACGCGGCGGCCATCGAGAAGTACGGCACGCAGGACCTCGCCCTCGGCAGGCGCGTCTCCTACGACGTGCGGGCGAACTGGAAGCTGATCGTCGAGAACTTCATGGAGTGCTACCACTGCGCGACGATCCACCCGGAACTCACCGACGTGCTGCCGGAGTTCGCGGAGGGCTACGCCGCCCAGTACTACGTCGGCCACGGCGCCGAGTTCGGCGAGGAGGTCCGGGGGTTCACCGTCGACGGCAGCGAGGGCTTCGGCAGGCTCCCAGCGATCGCCGAGGACCAGGACCGCCGTTATTATGCGATAACGGTCAGACCTACCGTGTTCATCAACCTCGTCCCCGACCATGTCATCCTGCACCGCATGTTCCCCCTCGCCGAGGACCGGACGATCGTGGAGTGCGACTGGCTCTACGCGCCCGAGGTCGTCGAGTCGGGCGCCGACGTGTCGAAGTCCGTGGAGCTCTTCCACCGGGTGAACCTCCAGGACTTCGAGGCGTGCGAGCGTACGCAGCCCGCCATGGCGTCCCGGGCCTATCGCGGAGGCGGGGTGCTGGTGCCCACCGAGCACCACATCGGGATGTTCCACGAGTGGCTCACCGGCATGCTGGGAGGCAGGGATGGCGGATCTGTACATCGGCGGCACCTGGACGGGCGCGCGGGAGAAACGCACCCGTGA
- a CDS encoding bifunctional 3-phenylpropionate/cinnamic acid dioxygenase ferredoxin subunit, whose translation MIPVCRLDDLPAGESARVDTTPPIAVFNADGELYAIDDTCTHQDASLAEGWLEGCLVECPLHAASFDLRTGQPTCLPARRAVRTHRVTVDDGVVHVHVAAEEGTAA comes from the coding sequence GTGATTCCCGTCTGCCGCCTCGATGACCTCCCCGCGGGCGAGTCCGCCCGTGTCGACACCACGCCGCCCATCGCGGTCTTCAACGCCGACGGCGAGCTGTACGCCATCGACGACACCTGCACCCATCAGGACGCGTCCCTCGCCGAGGGCTGGCTGGAGGGCTGTCTCGTCGAATGCCCGTTGCACGCCGCCTCGTTCGATCTGCGCACGGGGCAGCCGACCTGCCTGCCCGCGCGCCGCGCCGTCCGCACCCACCGCGTCACCGTCGACGACGGAGTCGTCCACGTCCACGTGGCGGCCGAGGAGGGGACGGCGGCATGA
- a CDS encoding IclR family transcriptional regulator: MQSVDRAVSVLEILARLGEAGVTEIADELDVHKSTAFRLLGVLENRGLVSQARDRGKYFLGAGVLRLAGAAAVRLDISQEGVGVCRELADELGETANIAVLDDTAAVNIMQARGAASVTAQNWLGRRTPLHATSSGKVLLAHLPETLREGLLARTLPRFTERTITGTAALRAELAAVVEQGYAFAREELELGLAATAAPVRAHDGKVIGAISVSGPVYRLGPDRLPELAERTAAAAADLSRRMGYGL; encoded by the coding sequence GTGCAGTCGGTGGACCGCGCGGTGAGCGTGCTGGAGATCCTCGCCCGGCTCGGCGAGGCGGGCGTCACCGAGATCGCCGACGAACTGGACGTGCACAAGTCCACGGCCTTCCGGCTCCTCGGGGTGCTGGAGAACCGGGGCCTGGTCAGCCAGGCCAGGGACCGCGGGAAGTACTTCCTGGGAGCCGGCGTACTGCGCCTCGCAGGGGCGGCGGCCGTGCGCCTGGACATCTCGCAGGAGGGCGTGGGCGTCTGCCGCGAACTCGCGGACGAGCTGGGTGAGACCGCCAACATCGCCGTCCTCGACGACACGGCGGCGGTCAACATCATGCAGGCCCGCGGCGCCGCGTCGGTCACCGCGCAGAACTGGCTGGGCAGGCGCACCCCGCTGCACGCCACCTCCAGCGGCAAGGTGCTGCTGGCCCACCTGCCGGAGACGCTGCGCGAAGGGCTGCTGGCCAGGACCCTGCCGCGGTTCACCGAGCGCACGATCACCGGTACGGCCGCGCTGCGCGCCGAGCTGGCGGCCGTGGTCGAGCAGGGGTACGCGTTCGCCAGGGAGGAGCTGGAGCTGGGCCTGGCCGCGACGGCCGCGCCGGTACGCGCGCACGACGGCAAGGTGATCGGCGCCATCAGCGTCTCCGGCCCGGTGTACCGGCTGGGCCCGGACCGGCTGCCGGAGCTCGCCGAGCGCACCGCCGCCGCCGCGGCCGACCTGTCGCGCCGGATGGGGTACGGCCTCTGA
- a CDS encoding NAD(P)/FAD-dependent oxidoreductase — translation MRTVVVVGASLSGLYAARELRAQGFDGRLVIVGDEPHLPYDRPPLSKDFLTGRSGEDRLALGDAEELGELDATWLLGIRAHGLDAHGRSVLLGDGRTVPCDGVVIATGASARRLPGQGRTGTGVHTLRTLDDARALRAELTAGPRRVVVIGGGFIGAETASSCAGLGHEVTVVEAAPLPLIPQLGPRMAALCAALHRRRGVELITGTGVTALRGTAAVTAVELTDGRLLPADVVIVGIGTTPNTGWLAGSALAPHDGAPHDGVPCDDGCVTALPQVVAVGDVARIGGTRAEHWTSATEQPRVAVRNLLAGHTAHTVRPVPYFWSDQYGARIQFAGRRLGTDTVRITEGTVEDGAPGEGGLLALYECAGRTTAVLSVDRPRPFTRARRQLGRDTGVMEAAIP, via the coding sequence ATGAGGACCGTCGTTGTCGTCGGCGCCTCGCTGTCCGGGCTGTACGCGGCCCGCGAACTGCGCGCCCAGGGATTCGACGGGCGGCTCGTGATCGTCGGCGACGAACCGCACCTCCCGTACGACCGCCCGCCCCTGTCCAAGGACTTCCTCACCGGCCGGTCGGGCGAGGACCGGCTCGCCCTCGGTGACGCCGAGGAGCTCGGCGAACTCGACGCGACGTGGCTGCTCGGCATCCGCGCCCATGGCCTCGACGCCCACGGCCGCAGCGTCCTCCTGGGCGACGGGCGTACCGTCCCCTGCGACGGCGTCGTCATCGCCACGGGAGCCTCGGCCCGCCGGCTCCCGGGCCAGGGACGTACCGGGACCGGAGTCCACACCCTGCGCACCCTCGACGACGCCCGCGCCCTGCGCGCCGAACTCACCGCGGGGCCCCGTCGCGTCGTCGTCATCGGCGGGGGCTTCATCGGCGCCGAGACCGCGTCCTCGTGCGCCGGACTCGGCCACGAGGTCACCGTCGTCGAAGCGGCTCCGCTGCCGCTGATACCCCAACTCGGCCCGCGGATGGCGGCCTTGTGCGCCGCGCTGCACCGCCGCCGCGGCGTCGAACTGATCACCGGTACGGGCGTGACCGCGCTGCGCGGCACCGCCGCGGTCACCGCGGTGGAACTCACCGACGGCCGCCTCCTCCCCGCCGATGTGGTGATCGTCGGCATCGGCACCACTCCCAACACCGGCTGGCTGGCGGGCTCGGCGCTCGCACCGCACGACGGGGCACCGCACGACGGGGTGCCGTGCGACGACGGCTGTGTGACGGCTCTGCCCCAGGTGGTCGCGGTCGGCGATGTGGCCCGCATCGGCGGCACCCGCGCCGAACACTGGACCAGCGCCACCGAACAGCCCCGGGTCGCCGTACGCAACCTTCTTGCCGGGCACACCGCGCACACCGTACGCCCGGTGCCCTACTTCTGGTCCGACCAGTACGGAGCGCGCATCCAGTTCGCCGGACGGCGCCTGGGCACCGACACCGTGCGCATCACGGAGGGCACCGTCGAGGACGGCGCGCCGGGCGAGGGCGGTCTCCTCGCGCTGTACGAGTGCGCGGGCCGGACGACCGCGGTCCTCTCCGTGGACCGGCCGCGCCCCTTCACCCGGGCCCGACGCCAACTCGGCCGCGACACCGGGGTGATGGAGGCCGCGATCCCCTAG
- a CDS encoding S-(hydroxymethyl)mycothiol dehydrogenase, with protein sequence MPHEVRAVVAVKKGAPVEVRTIVVPDPGPGEVLVAVQACGVCHTDLHYREGAIGDDFPFLLGHEAAGTVEAVGADVTGLRPGDYVVLAWRAPCGSCRSCRRGRPWYCFDSRNAGRPMTLLDGTPLSNALGIGAFAEKTLVAAGQAVRIDPAARPEAASLIGCGVMAGYGAAVNTGGVGRGDTVAVIGCGGVGAAAVAGACLNGAVKVVAVDVDDRKLDRAERFGATHTVNSRGTDPVEAVRGLTGGFGVDIAIDAVGLPETFLQAFHMRDHAGLLVQVGVPSPGTKVELPLTEVFSRGGAIKSSWYGDCLPSRDFPFLVDQYLYGLLDLDAFVTETVALDQVEEAFATMRRGEVLRSVVVL encoded by the coding sequence GTGCCACACGAGGTCCGTGCCGTAGTCGCTGTGAAGAAGGGCGCACCCGTCGAGGTGCGGACGATCGTCGTCCCCGACCCCGGTCCGGGCGAGGTGCTCGTCGCCGTGCAGGCCTGCGGGGTCTGCCACACGGACCTGCACTACCGGGAGGGCGCGATCGGCGACGACTTCCCGTTCCTGCTGGGGCATGAGGCGGCCGGCACGGTCGAGGCGGTCGGCGCGGACGTCACCGGCCTGCGCCCCGGCGACTACGTGGTCCTCGCCTGGCGGGCCCCCTGCGGTTCCTGCCGGTCCTGTCGCCGCGGCCGCCCGTGGTACTGCTTCGACTCGCGCAACGCCGGCCGGCCCATGACCCTGCTCGACGGCACTCCCCTCAGCAACGCGCTGGGCATCGGCGCCTTCGCCGAGAAGACCCTGGTCGCGGCGGGACAGGCGGTGCGGATCGACCCGGCGGCCCGCCCCGAGGCCGCGAGCCTGATCGGCTGCGGGGTGATGGCCGGCTACGGCGCGGCGGTGAACACGGGCGGCGTCGGACGCGGTGACACGGTCGCCGTCATCGGCTGCGGCGGCGTGGGCGCCGCCGCCGTCGCGGGCGCCTGCCTCAACGGCGCCGTGAAGGTCGTCGCCGTCGACGTCGACGACAGGAAGCTCGACCGGGCGGAGCGTTTCGGCGCCACGCACACGGTCAACTCCCGTGGCACCGACCCGGTCGAGGCCGTACGCGGCCTCACCGGCGGTTTCGGCGTCGACATCGCCATCGACGCGGTGGGCCTCCCGGAGACCTTCCTGCAGGCCTTCCACATGCGCGACCACGCGGGGCTGCTGGTGCAGGTCGGCGTCCCGTCCCCGGGGACGAAGGTCGAACTCCCGCTGACCGAGGTGTTCTCGCGCGGCGGCGCGATCAAGTCCTCCTGGTACGGCGACTGTCTGCCCAGCCGCGACTTCCCGTTCCTCGTCGACCAGTACCTCTACGGGCTGCTGGACCTCGACGCGTTCGTCACGGAGACCGTCGCGCTCGACCAGGTCGAGGAGGCGTTCGCCACGATGCGGCGCGGCGAGGTACTGCGTTCGGTGGTGGTCCTGTGA
- a CDS encoding FAD-dependent oxidoreductase, with the protein MVIVGAGIVGCSLADELTARGWTDVTVLEQGPLSAPGGSTSHAPGLVFRTSPSRTLTAFARYTVEKFGSLEVDGVSCFDPVGGLELATTPERLAELHRRAGYAASWGVTGEIVSAARCKELWPLIDKSAVLGGFHTPGDGLARALLAARAQRERAAGRGARFLDRHTVTGIERADGRVTAVVTDRGAFPADHVVSAAGFWGPVIGRLAGVDVPLQPLAHQYARTRPLPELAGATAEASRPVLRFQDRDLYFREHTDRLGIGSYAHRPLPVDPFAVPGYDEARANGREMPSSFPFTAEDWAPSWDDCRRLMPALRGSGIEEGFNGVFSFTPDGMPVLGEARTLRGFWLAEAVWVTHSAGAARAVAEWMVDGRPRTDVHECDLTRFEDAQRSPAYIRDRGAQQFAEVYDVLHPLQPMERPRPLRVSPFHARQRELGAYFLEGGGWERPHWYEANAALAADGPDLPERDAWSARHWSPVVAAEARVTRERVALYDMTPLRRLEVTGPGALDFLHGMTTNNLRRKPGAVTYTLLLDRTGGIRSDLTVARLGPDRFQVGANSPADLDWLTRHAPDGVTIRDITSGTCCVGVWGPLARALVQPLTRDDFSHEGFGYFRAKETYLGHVPITALRLSYVGELGWELYTTADLGLRLWDTLWEAGREHGVIAAGRSAFNSLRLEKGYRAWGVDMTDEHDPYEAGLGFAVRPDKGDFLGRSALERRAPAEGRAGPRHRLTPLLLDDPSSVVLGKEPVYVDGAPAGYVTSAAYGYTVGRCIAYAWLPVLPVGTGVRVEYFGEKVAATVAGEPLFDPGMSRIRC; encoded by the coding sequence GTGGTGATCGTGGGCGCCGGCATCGTCGGCTGCTCGCTCGCGGACGAGCTGACCGCCCGCGGCTGGACCGACGTCACCGTCCTCGAACAGGGGCCCCTGTCCGCCCCGGGCGGCTCCACCTCGCACGCGCCCGGACTGGTCTTCCGGACCAGCCCCTCCAGGACACTCACCGCCTTCGCCCGGTACACCGTCGAGAAGTTCGGCTCCCTCGAGGTGGACGGGGTGTCCTGCTTCGACCCGGTCGGCGGCCTGGAACTCGCGACGACCCCCGAACGCCTCGCCGAGCTGCACCGCAGGGCCGGCTACGCCGCCTCCTGGGGCGTGACCGGCGAGATCGTGAGCGCGGCCCGCTGCAAGGAACTCTGGCCGCTGATCGACAAGTCGGCCGTCCTCGGCGGCTTCCACACCCCCGGCGACGGCCTGGCCCGCGCGCTGCTCGCGGCCCGGGCCCAGCGGGAACGGGCCGCGGGCCGCGGCGCGCGCTTCCTGGACCGGCACACCGTCACCGGGATCGAGCGCGCGGACGGCCGGGTCACCGCCGTCGTCACCGACCGGGGTGCCTTCCCCGCCGACCACGTGGTCTCGGCGGCCGGTTTCTGGGGTCCGGTCATCGGCCGCCTGGCCGGCGTCGACGTACCCCTGCAGCCCCTCGCGCACCAGTACGCGCGGACGAGGCCCCTGCCCGAACTGGCCGGCGCCACCGCGGAGGCGTCGCGGCCCGTCCTGCGCTTCCAGGACCGCGACCTCTACTTCCGCGAGCACACCGACCGCCTCGGCATCGGCAGTTACGCCCACCGGCCGCTGCCCGTCGACCCGTTCGCGGTGCCCGGGTACGACGAGGCGCGCGCCAACGGCCGGGAGATGCCGTCGTCGTTCCCGTTCACCGCGGAGGACTGGGCGCCGAGCTGGGACGACTGCCGACGGCTGATGCCCGCGCTGCGCGGGAGCGGGATCGAGGAGGGCTTCAACGGCGTCTTCTCCTTCACCCCGGACGGCATGCCGGTCCTCGGCGAGGCGCGCACGCTGCGGGGCTTCTGGCTGGCCGAGGCCGTCTGGGTGACCCACTCGGCCGGTGCCGCCAGGGCCGTGGCCGAGTGGATGGTGGACGGCCGCCCGCGGACCGACGTCCACGAGTGCGACCTCACGCGCTTCGAGGACGCCCAGCGCTCCCCCGCGTACATCAGGGACCGGGGCGCACAGCAGTTCGCCGAGGTGTACGACGTCCTGCACCCGCTGCAGCCGATGGAGCGGCCGCGTCCGCTGCGGGTGAGCCCGTTCCACGCCCGCCAGCGGGAACTGGGCGCGTACTTCCTGGAGGGCGGCGGCTGGGAGCGTCCGCACTGGTACGAGGCGAACGCGGCGCTCGCCGCCGACGGCCCGGACCTGCCCGAGCGGGACGCCTGGTCGGCCCGGCACTGGTCGCCCGTCGTGGCGGCGGAGGCGCGGGTGACCCGCGAGCGGGTCGCGCTCTACGACATGACCCCGCTGCGCCGCCTCGAGGTCACCGGCCCCGGGGCCCTCGACTTCCTGCACGGTATGACCACCAACAACCTCCGCAGGAAGCCCGGCGCGGTCACCTACACCCTGCTGCTGGACCGAACGGGCGGCATCCGCTCCGACCTCACCGTCGCGCGGCTGGGCCCCGACCGCTTCCAGGTGGGCGCCAACTCCCCCGCCGACCTGGACTGGCTGACCCGGCACGCCCCGGACGGTGTGACGATCCGGGACATCACCTCCGGCACCTGCTGCGTCGGTGTCTGGGGTCCGCTGGCCCGCGCCCTCGTGCAGCCGCTCACCCGCGACGACTTCTCGCACGAGGGCTTCGGCTACTTCCGCGCCAAGGAGACGTACCTCGGGCACGTCCCCATCACCGCGCTGCGGCTGAGTTACGTCGGCGAGCTGGGCTGGGAGCTGTACACCACCGCCGACCTGGGGCTCCGCCTCTGGGACACGCTCTGGGAGGCGGGCCGCGAACACGGCGTGATCGCCGCCGGGCGCTCCGCCTTCAACAGCCTGCGGCTGGAGAAGGGGTACCGCGCGTGGGGCGTCGACATGACCGACGAGCACGATCCGTACGAGGCGGGGCTCGGGTTCGCCGTGCGGCCGGACAAGGGGGACTTCCTGGGGAGGAGCGCGCTGGAGAGGCGGGCGCCGGCGGAGGGGCGGGCCGGGCCCCGGCACCGGCTCACGCCGCTGTTGCTCGACGACCCGTCGTCCGTCGTGCTCGGCAAGGAGCCGGTGTACGTCGACGGGGCGCCCGCGGGGTACGTCACCAGCGCGGCGTACGGGTACACGGTGGGGCGGTGTATCGCGTACGCCTGGCTGCCGGTGCTCCCTGTGGGGACCGGGGTCCGTGTCGAGTACTTCGGGGAGAAGGTTGCGGCGACCGTTGCCGGTGAACCGCTCTTCGATCCGGGGATGAGCCGGATCCGGTGCTGA
- the solA gene encoding N-methyl-L-tryptophan oxidase, whose amino-acid sequence MSPSYDVIVVGLGGMGSAAAHHLSSRGVRVLGLEKFGPVHDRGSSHGGSRVTRQSYFEDPAYVPLLLRAYELYEDLERATGRDIATLCGGVMIGLPDSRTVAGSLRSATQWDLPHEMLDAAGIRRRFPTLSPRDDEVALYEEKAGLVRPENMVAAHLQLATAQGADLRFDEPMTRWEPYRDGVRVHTAGNTYTAGQLVICPGAWAPRLLTDLGVPFTVERQVMYWFRPRGGVGPFLPENHPVYIWQDADGVQVYGFPAIDGPELGAKVAFFRKGQVCTPETIDRTVHAAEVEAMADHMSRRIPDLPGTFLKAATCMYSNTPDEHFVIARHPAHPGSVTVACGFSGHGFKFVPVVGEILADLALTGSTAHPIGLFDPRRLAATPARGAHT is encoded by the coding sequence GTGTCCCCTTCCTACGATGTGATCGTTGTCGGGCTCGGTGGGATGGGCAGTGCCGCCGCTCATCATCTGTCCTCGCGCGGAGTGCGCGTGCTGGGGCTCGAGAAGTTCGGGCCCGTGCACGACCGCGGTTCCAGTCACGGCGGCTCGCGGGTCACCCGGCAGTCCTACTTCGAGGATCCGGCGTACGTCCCCCTGCTGCTGCGCGCCTACGAGCTGTACGAGGACCTGGAGCGGGCCACCGGCCGGGACATCGCGACGCTCTGCGGCGGTGTGATGATCGGCCTGCCCGACTCGCGGACCGTCGCCGGTTCGCTGCGCTCGGCCACCCAATGGGACCTCCCCCACGAGATGCTCGACGCGGCCGGGATCCGCCGCCGCTTCCCCACCCTCTCCCCGCGGGACGACGAGGTCGCGCTGTACGAGGAGAAGGCCGGTCTGGTCCGTCCCGAGAACATGGTCGCGGCCCATCTCCAGCTCGCCACCGCGCAGGGCGCCGACCTGCGCTTCGACGAGCCGATGACCCGCTGGGAGCCGTACCGCGACGGCGTACGCGTGCACACGGCCGGGAACACCTACACGGCGGGTCAGCTGGTGATCTGCCCCGGCGCGTGGGCGCCGCGGCTGCTCACCGACCTCGGTGTGCCGTTCACCGTCGAGCGGCAGGTCATGTACTGGTTCCGGCCCCGGGGCGGGGTCGGGCCCTTCCTCCCGGAGAACCACCCCGTCTACATCTGGCAGGACGCGGACGGCGTCCAGGTCTACGGGTTCCCGGCCATCGACGGGCCGGAGCTGGGCGCCAAGGTCGCCTTCTTCCGCAAGGGGCAGGTCTGCACCCCGGAGACCATCGACCGGACGGTCCACGCGGCCGAGGTCGAGGCGATGGCGGACCACATGTCCCGCCGCATCCCCGATCTGCCCGGCACCTTCCTCAAGGCCGCCACCTGCATGTACTCCAACACCCCCGACGAGCACTTCGTGATCGCCCGGCATCCCGCGCACCCCGGGTCCGTGACCGTGGCCTGCGGTTTCTCCGGGCACGGCTTCAAGTTCGTGCCGGTGGTCGGCGAGATCCTGGCCGACCTGGCGCTGACGGGCAGCACCGCCCACCCGATCGGCCTGTTCGACCCCCGCCGCCTCGCCGCCACGCCCGCCCGAGGAGCCCACACGTGA